tttatattaatctataataatttaataaatacataatataatctGAACACATAAATTACGAAAACTAAGTAGagaaaattcattaaaaaaatccaTATACACTAGGTCTTTTTTACGTTTCATCAAATTCACGCCaacgaaaataaaagaaaattaatttcaattttttttaccacCAAGGTTAAGTTTATAACAGAAAAAGTAAGGATGGAAAAGCACAACCAAAAATTAATCAATATAATCAGCATAGATTTAGAAAGAATTATTAGgaaaaactaacaaaatataataaaacaataaaattgattgaaaatacataataatttgGTGAAAATTACATGATataatgcaaaagaaaaaacaaaattgaagaaTCATTTGAAAAAATCATTAGaccaaaaaagagaaaaataagtttaaatttttttttcatgtttcatTAAACCTAAGACAACGAAAAGAGTGAATCTaatgaaatttgttttcttttttttgtcaacaagttcaaactaaaaaaaattaagtaaatgataaaacacaaataattattaatacataattaataaaaaagattttacaaaatcagttagaaatttaaaatatcaagACACAACAAATACAAAACTTACAATTTACTATAAGTTGACTTGGTGAAAATTTTAGTcagtaaataataatttagtaaaaatacaTAATCTGATAACACTATGTAGATATCAagaataaagataaaatcataaaattataaaggaGAAAAATCCATTATGATATTATTCTTTTATGTTCTTATATCCAGACTACAAAATATAAAAGGAGGAAGTCTCACATATATTTTCTTCCTTTATAGTCATAAGCTCAAGTTTAGAAAagttaatatataaatgatgaaaAAGTACAATTAATATCtaatacataatcaaactcttttttaattgcaggaaataataaatgaataacatACCTATTAACATTGGGAAGAAAAAAAACGCTTAAAGAAAGCACAACGATATCGCAATACCGTCTCTCGAATTGTGAAAATGACCTTATAGAAAGAGTTATTCAGACAAATAATATCCATAGTTGGAACTAATTTCGTGTCAAGGCGATTTTTTCTCTCTAGGTTTATTGCCTTATTTGGTTTCTTTGGGTTTTCTTAAATTGATTTTGTACCGTCTACTTGATCGTGACCGAGggactttattatttcttattctCATTgatcttattttcttcttcttcttacagaCTTTCCTTTTCTCCATTATTCCAGTTTCCTTTAATCCACTCTAGTTTACTTTTGTAGCTGCCTTTAATTCAGCGTGATTGGCAATCAACGATGAATTCCCTTAAATTCGATGCTGAATTTTGCCCCATTAATGGTCTGTATCGAATCTTGACTGCCGACCTGCTCCCCCTGTTACCCCTCTCGATCCCCCGGAATTTTCCACCGTGCTCCTCCTCCTCGACGCAAATGGCGGAGTCTTTACAGGATGCTATTCGCTCGATGTCGCTGAAGGATGATGACCCAATCGATCTGTTGGGCCTAATTATTTAGCCTAGtggctcaaataatatatggcaAAATGTGAAAACAAATGGGCCTATGGGTTCTTATAAAAAGCCTTGTTGGCTTTAATGAAATGAAGTTAACAACATCCCACATTGGTTGGGAGAGTTGATtttgaggagtatatatatgtcttcatgacatgagaggttaaacagctcagaggaagagagagctccccacgcgcgccgccgccgccgtccggccggctcggctcggctcggctcggctcggctcggcttgGGCCTGGGCTTGGGCCTTGGGCctggtcttgggtcttggtggagggcctccggcccgataagaatattctttttggaccaagttaagctcaacgttttgccatttaattcccgaaaaacgacatgcattttattttaaacaacatCTAGTTCGTTTAAAAAACAACACGctgtctgccatggttgtatcctgggactctatattcgtacagttccgtctcactaacggagcgaatattttgagttaaggaaagagatcatatctcgactccatgtctctttgcgaatacgatttcttatcgttcttgtattcgttttttacattcgtttatttccttaacatcgttTTTTATTCTATCGTTTATGtcagtccggttttccggcttctacaatcttaactcaaaATCGCTTTATGTTTAAAGCTTTAATCGGGTTGATAAACGATTAATAGAAACGGGTTTTGGaaccgtgtttgcgatttgctttctagcatttccgcgaaacgttttgttcttatctcacaacgatgtttgcgatttgctataCGCTTATCCGCGAAACGTGTCTGCCTAAatgtgtttgcgatttgccttagagcacttccgcgaaacgtttctggtttatttcattacgctttgcggattgctttctagcatttTCGCAAAATGTTGATACATTGTTCAAACGTTATATACATGAATCGTTTCAGTAACCGTTTTCTTAAgcgagtttgtgaaacattctaagtctataaaaatggtttctgcgaacgcttttaagcgagtttgcaaaacgttttttttccagacttatatcgatatgatttggttcaaataccaaaaatgaacatcgattttagactattattttctttaaaataatatgttatttgttgaatggagtactaatccggtttttcatgttttctctacagaaaaatgacaaacgataacaacacccccattgaCACCACAGATGTCATTCAGACTCCACTCAACGCTGCAGCAACTGATGCAACTGGCGTGACAACCGCTGCAGCAACAACGAGCACTATCCTCCCTGCGGgaaatgctgctgatgaaaccactcgccgtagcctattcggtgctggtctttatcagacgggttcagtatcagcaactgcaagtggtccggtggcagttcaaactcctccggcTGTACCTAGCTTGTTCACTCAAGGGCTGatgccagacaagtttgatggcaaaggcttcaaaacgtggcagaagaagatgatgttcttctgacaacgatgaaactggacaagttcatccaggaggacaagcccctgattccgtacgggattgatgatgtccacagtcttgcaactgttgacatatgggtgcattccgacttcatctgtaaaggttacattttgggtcgtctcattgacccattgtaccgtgtctactgtgagatccccacggcgaaagagctatggagatcactggacaagaagtacagaggtgaggacgctggctgccagaagtatgtggtctcaaagttccacgacttcaaaatggtggattcaaaacccatcatggatcaggtggaagcgcttcagctcatttgccatgaaatcgctgctgaaggaatgtccatctgcgagacattcacaactctcagcttcattgaaaagcttcctccaagctatgcggatttcaagaactacttgaagcacaagaagaagaagatggggctcgaggagctcatcatgaggcttcagatggaatccagaaaccgaattgctgacaaggtcactgctaaggagcacagtgtcaacatggctgagcacaaaggcaaaggaaaggcacacgcccattctcctgccaagccttccaaaactgctgcagccctgaaggcttctggaaaaaacttcaagaacaaaggcattgaaatcaatgcgaatgcgaatgtggagaagttcagggggaaatgtcactactgccacaaagtggggcacaagactgttgagtgtcgcaaaaagatcaaggatgagaaggctcaggcaaatctcacagaggaggatctcgttgctgtggtgactgaagccaacatggttgaaagcaacaaccccaaggaatggtggtatgacactggtgcaaccacccacatttgcaccgatagggcgatgttcagcacctatcagaaaagcatgactgaggagaagctcaagatgggaaacactgcagtctccaagattgaaggacgcggcaatgtgattttgaagatgacatctggacatgaggtcactctgacgaatgtgaagcatgtgcctgacatgaggaagaacctggtctcgggaaccttgctcagcaagaatggattcgccacaaattttgaggcggacaagctcgtgattaggaaaaatgggatgtatttgggaagagggtatgttaagggtggacttgtcaagttgaatgtaatgacagtccctccgaaagttgtagcttcaaaagtttcaatgaataagaaagagccagttgcttatttggttgagtcttttaatatatggcatgaaagattaggccatgtaaactacaaatctatacaaagattaatgaatttaaatctaattcctaaatgcaaaacaagtaaacaaaaatgtgaagtatgcgtacaggctaagctcacgaaaacgccatcacctcgtgttgaaagaactaataaacctctagatttaattcacacagatttatgtgatttaaaatacttacaaactagaggtgggaaaaagtactttgtgaccttcatagatgactgcacaaaatattgttatgtatatttattacatagcaaagacgaaaccttagaaaaatttaaagaatttaaactcgaggtcgaaaatcagcttaaaacaactattaaagtagttagaagcgacagaggaggcgagtatgatggtccattcaatgcattctgtaaagaacatggaataatccatcaaactacagctccttactcaccagaatctaatggagttgctgaacgcaaaaatcgaactctaaaagagatgatgaatgcaatgttgcaggaatctgggttaccccagaacatgtggggggaagcattgcttaccactaattatatcctcaacaaaattccacacaaagtaactggcaaaactccatatgaattatggaaaggtaatttaccttcgtataaatacctcaaagtgtgggggtgcctGGCAAAAGTTGCAGTACCGCCACCAAAGaaggtcactattggacctaaaacagtggattgcatcttcatcggatatgcacataacagtaatgcttatcgatttctggtacataaatctgaaatatcagacattcatgaaaatacagtcatggaatcaagaaatgcatctttctttgaaaatatttttccatataaggaaaaacaaggttcaaaacgaactcgagaagaaagagacaatgacaaaaactcagaaactgagacaaacgtcgagatttctataaatgatatttcagaaaatgaagaaaaagatgaacctcgaaggagcaaaagagctcggaaggaaaaatcttttggagaagatttcctaatggcatttttagtagaaaatgttccaaaaactttggcagaagccatggcttcaccagaagctccattcTGGAACGAAGCGGTcaggagtgaatttgattcgatcatgcaaaattatacttattacataacggatttaccacctggctgcaaagcattagggaataaatggataatgacacgaaaacctggtggaaaatacaagtctaggcttgtagttcaaggattccgacaaaaggaaggccttgactattttgatacatattctccagtgacgagaataacatcaataagactgatgatagcaatcgcagccttaagagacctagaaatccatcaaatggatgtaaaaactgcttttctaaatggtgatttagaagaggaaatttacatgaaacaacctgaaggttttgtcattcccggacaggaagacaaagtatgtcgacttgtaaagtcactttatgggcttaaacaagctcctaaacaatggcacgaaaaatttgacaatacaatgatgtcaaatggtttcaaaataatgaatgtgacaaatgcatatactacaaaactaccaaaaatgcgtatgttttgctatgtctatatgtagatgatatgctcattattggaagcaataaagacattatcaatcaaacaaagaacatgctcaaagggacatttgagatgaaagacttgggattagtagatgtaattctcggggttaaagtcacaagaaattcaaacggaattatcttaacccaatctcattatgctcaaacaatattagagagatttaaaaattactctaatagtacggcgaaaactccgttagatccccaaatgcacttgacaaagaattcaggtgaagcggtttcacaaaacgagtatgcacgtgtgatcggaagtctcatgtacttgaccaattgtactagaccggatctggcgcatgcagtaaacgtacttagtcgatatacaagtaatccaggtcatacacactggaaagctataacgagggtactcaattacttgcgctacaccaaagattttgggcttcactatggtaaagaaccagcagttttagaaggatacagtgatgctaactggatatcagattctaaaaactcaaaatccacgagtggatatgtctttacactaggaggagcagcaatatcatggaaatctaccaaacaaacagtgttagccagatctaccatggaatctgagttcatagccttagacaaagcagcagaagaagctgaatggcttagaaattttttggaagatattcctatgtgggagaaacctgtgccagctatacgcatacattgtgatagtcaatcagcaatagctcgggctcagaataatctctacaatggaaaatctcgtcacatcagaagacgacataaaaccattagacaacttatctcaactggtgtaatcacaatagactacatcaaatcggctgacaacctagcggatccatttactaaaggtttgccacgagatgttgttgctaaatcatcaaaaggaatgggtttaaagcctataacgaatgaggatgcttgatggcaaccctacctatcatgactggagatcccaagacgtaggttcaaagggaaaacaaaatcaaacagaatctaaccaaagcacttgagacaaagtagtctattcccagctcctaagatgataaaagtgctaacaaatgtgtgaaggataagcataagcttttaatgattccatagcttctaagcggggtattactcaatacttttcatggtcaatcacctaatgagtgtgaaatggggccgtttctaggagaatgaatgcaaggctatattctctaagttcactcatgaaaaccaggaatagttcagggccacaatgaacacaatagagaactaagttctacgagaaaatgaagctgcgttatgcctgttgtctcggtttacataaaacaccggttggttcaagacatcatgttcaccttctggtaaagtaaacccgacagatattaactatgagtggttcaaggcttaaaaatgccaccaactcaaacacagtgaatttttcgcaaacactctcgataagttTGTCTAGTCTAGTAaagattagaataagtatagtttttaaagtctatcgagtctgcatttagtctgcatatgttttagaagagtcatttcttttcatgtgggggattgttgggcCTAATTATTTAGCCTAGtggctcaaataatatatggcaAAATGTGAAAACAAATGGGCCTATGGGTTCTTATAAAAAGCCTTGTTGGCTTTAATGAAATGAAGTTAACAACATCCCACATTGGTTGGGAGAGTTGATtttgaggagtatatatatgtcttcatgacatgagaggttaaacagctcagaggaagagagagctccccacgcgcgcgccgccgccgccgtccggccggctcggctcggctcggctcggctcggctcggctcggctcggctcggctcggctcggctcggctcggcgtgggcttgggcttgggcttgggcttgggcttgggcttgggtcttgggtcttgggtcttgggtcttgggtcttgggtcttgggtcttggtggagggcctccggcccgataagaatattctttttggaccaagttaagctcaacgttttgccatttaattcccgaaaaacgacatgcattttattttaaacaacatCTAGTTCGTTTAAAAAACAACACGCTGTCTCTCTTCTTGACGATAAGTTTAAACGAGAAAAGATCTTGCGGAGGAAGTTTCGTAACGCCTCGCCTCCGAGATCCTCGCGAGATTTCCGCCAACGTGCGCACGTGCGGCATTAGTTACGGAAAatggctcgtcttctcttctttaaaaactcgtctcctccttcatttttctttaagttttTACGCAACAAAAATCACCAGATCCCTCAACGTAAGtctagagagtgtttcgtagagtttatagttcgatagggcgatcacgagtgaggcgtgattcgtctgccatggttgtatcctgggactctatattcgtacagtcccgtctcactaacggagcgaatattttgagttaaggaaagagatcatatctcgactccatgtctctttgcgaatacgatttcttatcgttcttgtattcgttttttacattcgtttatttccttaacatcgttTTTTATTCTATCGTTTATGtcagtccggttttccggcttctacaCGATCTTCCGGATAACCCTTGTTTCCAAGTGTTTGAGCAAAACGCCTTGAGCATTCTTGGTCGTTTGCTGAATCCATCTTGCCAGCCCATGGCAGAGATGATACTATGCCGAAGATCTGGCGTGTCTATGATAGAGTGAGAGGGATTGCACTCTCATCGGAGAAGTTCCAGTTTGTCTTTAAGAGAGAGGATGATATGGAAACAGTGTTAAAGGATAGACCTTGGTCTTTCAACCATTGGACCATGCTGATAGATAGGTGGGTTCCTTCCCCGCCGAAGACTTTTCTGTCGACTGTGGATGTGTGGGTGAGGATTCATCACATTCCAATGAACTACTATACGCTGGACACAATGGATTTCCTGGCAAGAAAGATTGGAAAAGTTATTGAGATTGCTTACGATCCAAATGTTTCTCAGAAGGACACTTTCATCCTAGCTCAGGTGAGGCTTGATATTGCGAACCCAACAACAGCAACACATGTTCTTAATATACCGTCTGGTGGTCAAGTAATGATCGAGTTTGAATATGAAAAACTCCGGAAGAGGTGTTTCCATAGAGGTGTTTCCATTGCTTACGTTTAACACATGAAAGGCCTGACTGCCCCATGCTTCACATCAAGTCCCCCCGAGCTGCAGCATCTGTAAATTCTTCCAAGGAGAAAGTAGTCAATACTGTCATTGCCCGTGGACAGCAGGAACTCGGTGTGTACCTTTCTGTTCCTCCTGGTTTTGAGCCTTTGTTCCCTGAGCTACCACCAGAGGAAAGAGCTATGGCAATGCAGTATATCGCTCATAGTGATCCTACAGAACGCCAAGCTCGGATTGTGAGAGTTCAGCAGTCTATCTTGACAGAAGGTGTACCTGAGTGGGTTGACATGCCAAAGATTAGCCATGATCTGTTTAAAGATAACAGTCTTGTCTTCGGCTTTGAACTTCAGAGTGGTCTGCAAAGTGGTATGCCTCAGAAGGGTGATCCTCGCTCCGGTACTGGCTCTCTTCCGTTAAGTTTTCGTTCTCAGAGGAGATGTGCTCCTGTGGAGAATGAGGTGTCGAGTTCTTCTTCCTCCTGTGATCCACTGGTCTTTAGGATTGGCTCATCTTTAGAGGGCCGCTCCTCCGGGACCAAGTCTTCAGGGAATAAGAATGGGACGCGACCTCAGCGATGGAAGCGCTTGGCAGGAAAGAAAGCGGGTGATTCGGTGGTGCAGCGTCCTTCTGGTGTGGTTATCAGGGAGGAGTCTCATTGAGGCGACACTTGCAACGCTGATGAGTACTCTGGCAGTAAGGCTAAAAGGAAGGCGGTAGGAAGTGTTGATGATCATGATGcaaaatcatcaaaaacaacctcTCTTACGGTGGCTTCCGGTTTGAAGCCGCTGCCATCCCAATGAGCATATTGAGCTGGAACTGTCGAGGAGCTGGAAGCACTGAGACAGTTCAAGAACTGCAGGAGATACGTCGCAAGTATTTTCCTGATTTTCTATTTCTAATGGAGACTAAGCAAAAATTAAGTTACATCGAAGGTTTGGAGAAGGATTTGGGTTACGATGATTTGGTTACTGTGGAGCCTGAAGGTTTGAGTGGAGGCTTAGCAGTGATGTGGAAGAAGAATTTTAAAGTTGAGATTTTGGTTTGTGATAAGAGGATAGTAGATTGCAAAGTGGGCATGGGTTCACTGTCTTTAATTCTAACGTGCGTCTATGGCGACCCTGTGGTTGCTAGAAGACGGGTGGTGTGGGATCGTTTGACGGCGCTGGCTGTTACCCGGGATGAAGCATGGGTCCTGGTTGGAGATTTTAATGAATTATTGAATAATGAA
This Brassica napus cultivar Da-Ae chromosome C6, Da-Ae, whole genome shotgun sequence DNA region includes the following protein-coding sequences:
- the LOC106355863 gene encoding uncharacterized protein LOC106355863 codes for the protein MPKIWRVYDRVRGIALSSEKFQFVFKREDDMETVLKDRPWSFNHWTMLIDRWVPSPPKTFLSTVDVWVRIHHIPMNYYTLDTMDFLARKIGKVIEIAYDPNVSQKDTFILAQVRLDIANPTTATHVLNIPSGGQVMIEFEYEKLRKRPDCPMLHIKSPRAAASVNSSKEKVVNTVIARGQQELGVYLSVPPGFEPLFPELPPEERAMAMQYIAHSDPTERQARIVRVQQSILTEGVPEWVDMPKISHDLFKDNSLVFGFELQSGLQSGMPQKGDPRSGTGSLPLSFRSQRRCAPVENEVSSSSSSCDPLVFRIGSSLEGRSSGTKSSGNKNGTRPQRWKRLAGKKAGDSVVQRPSGVVIREESH